TCGCCCTTGAGGAGTTGTCCGAGCGGGAAGTCGAAGGCGACTTCAAGCTTGGCGTTGGTGTCGGTATCCACAACGCGCGCCTGCCCCGTAATGGAGACTTCCGTCCCGTCGAGCGATCCCTCAAAGCCTTTGTTCAGAACGTCGACAAGCCCCACGTCAACAAGCGTGTACTCTGCTGTGACGCCGACGAGATTGCGGTTGAAGAACGTGGGATAGGCCGAAATCTGGTACCAGGTGCCGACATAGAGCGTCAGGTCAACCGATGGAACGACTTGAGGTGGTGTAGGACATCCCGTCAGGCAGATGGTTGTCAATAGTGCGAGCGTTGCGAATGCAATGCGTGGACGGAGTTGTGTAAAGTGACGCATCGGAAGTACCTCTTTATAGAATGCCAATTCTACTGCCTTGCAGCCCCGCCGAGTTCGGCGAGTGAAGTTAGTCTAGCACGCGAAGAGACGCGACGTATAGGGGGCGGGTCATGAAGAAGTTCGCAGTCTTTGGTTCGCTGGCGCTTACGGTCTTGGCGGCTGTGAAAGCGTATGCGCAAGAGTCATACGCTCAGACAGAAGACGTCATCGTCCCAATCAGAGCCGTAACGCACGGACCCAAGGCGCATTGGTTCGCTTATTACGACAAGCTACAGTTTGACTCAACGAATCAGCGGTTGCTGGGCATGGAGACCGACTTCGAGGGCCGCAAGCCTACCCCGGATGACGTCATTCGTCTCGGGGTAATCGATCTGGCTAACGGCGATACGTGGACGCAGATAGGCGAATCCCGATCGTGGTGTTGGCAGCAGGGCTGCATGCTGCAATGGCTGCCGGGATCGGACTCGAAGGTGATTTACAACGATCGCGAGGGGGATCATTACGTCGCCATCATCAAGGATCTGAATACGGGAGAATCGCGCACGCTTCCGCGCGCTGTCTATTGTGTCAGTCCCGATGGGAAGATCGGACTAAGTATTCCTTTTGCGCGATTGGATGACACGCGTCCGGGATATGGATACAAAGGCGTGGTCGATCCGTGGGCAGACGACCCTCATCCTGCTGAAGATGGGATCTACTCGGTGAATTTGGAGACTGGGGAATCGAAACTCATCATCTCACTCGATCGGACGGCAGCGATTGCGACGGGCGCAAATCCGGATACGAAGCATTGGTTCAACCACTTGTTGTTCAACACGGACGGCACGCGCTTCTCGTTTCTTGAGCGCGCCTTCTTGAAGACGACGGACAGGAATGGACGCTCGACAAGCCTGTTCACCGCGAATCCCGATGGTTCCGATCTATATTGTCTCAACGATCACGGAATGGTTTCGCACTACATCTGGAAGACGCCGGCGATCCTCATGGGTTGGTCGAAAGAACCCGCGGACGGAGCGAAGTTCCACATATACACGGACAAGACGGAGAATGTGGAGACCGTCGGGGCAGACGTTTTGAAAGTAGACGGACACTGTACGTATTCGCCGGATGGCAATTGGATACTGACCGACACGTATCCCGATGCGAAGCGAATGATCATGCTCATGCTCTACCGGCCCGCGGACGGGAAGT
This DNA window, taken from Candidatus Hydrogenedentota bacterium, encodes the following:
- a CDS encoding lipocalin family protein; translated protein: MRHFTQLRPRIAFATLALLTTICLTGCPTPPQVVPSVDLTLYVGTWYQISAYPTFFNRNLVGVTAEYTLVDVGLVDVLNKGFEGSLDGTEVSITGQARVVDTDTNAKLEVAFDFPLGQLLKGEYWIVDLDTTFYQYAAVSDSRRSTLFILCRTPQIDQGVYDGILSRLEAKGFDTSKLILTPQP